From Microbacterium invictum, the proteins below share one genomic window:
- the nadC gene encoding carboxylating nicotinate-nucleotide diphosphorylase, whose amino-acid sequence MLTRAQIDRTVAAALEEDAPWGDVTSAYLIPAESVATADLVARQTGVFSGGEVFAAAFRLTDPAIEVRLHVEDGEFFPAGTRLASVTGPARAVLTAERVALNFTQRMSGIATLTNLYVAEVAHTGARIADTRKTTPGLRAFERHAVRSGGGHNHRYSLSDAVMAKDNHLAVLTRDGSSVTMALEAAIARLPHTTHVEVEVDRLDQIPAVLAAGIGTIMLDNFSIDDLRTGVALIAGRATIEASGGVTLDSVRAIAETGVDVISVGALTHSAGALDLGLDLRIDT is encoded by the coding sequence ATGCTCACCCGCGCCCAGATCGACCGCACCGTGGCCGCAGCGCTGGAGGAAGACGCCCCGTGGGGCGATGTCACCAGCGCGTACCTGATTCCCGCAGAGTCGGTGGCCACTGCCGACCTCGTGGCGCGGCAGACCGGCGTGTTCAGCGGCGGCGAGGTGTTCGCCGCCGCGTTCCGGCTCACCGATCCGGCCATCGAGGTGCGCCTGCACGTCGAGGACGGCGAGTTCTTCCCCGCCGGCACGCGGCTGGCCAGCGTCACCGGACCGGCCCGCGCCGTGCTGACGGCCGAGCGCGTCGCCTTGAACTTCACGCAGCGGATGAGCGGCATCGCCACCCTCACGAACCTCTACGTCGCCGAGGTGGCCCACACGGGCGCCCGCATCGCCGACACGCGCAAGACGACCCCCGGCCTGCGTGCCTTCGAACGTCATGCGGTGCGCTCCGGCGGCGGGCACAACCACCGCTACTCGCTGTCCGACGCCGTCATGGCCAAGGACAACCACCTCGCCGTCCTCACCCGCGACGGCAGCTCGGTGACGATGGCCCTCGAGGCCGCGATCGCTCGGCTCCCCCACACCACGCACGTCGAGGTCGAGGTGGACAGGCTCGACCAGATCCCCGCGGTGCTGGCCGCGGGCATCGGCACGATCATGCTCGACAACTTCTCGATCGACGACCTGCGCACCGGGGTCGCCCTCATCGCGGGGCGCGCCACGATCGAGGCATCGGGCGGGGTGACCCTCGACTCGGTGCGCGCGATCGCGGAGACCGGCGTCGACGTCATCTCCGTGGGGGCGCTGACCCACTCCGCCGGCGCGCTCGACCTCGGACTCGACCTGCGCATCGACACGTGA
- a CDS encoding glycosyltransferase: MSSPVVTVIVPGRDVQDYAADAISSLLEQTLTGWRAILVDDGSTDATGTLFDHAAASDRRFRVLHNTRPIGLGAARNLALDLVETPLVAFLDADDLLTPSALEVLVGALTDSGSDFAVGAYVRLRPDRFGRYAPGPVQPWVAAATEPARSGTTLADHPEVSGNIVAWSKVSRIEFWRRNDLRFPEGHLYEDQIVAQRMYTRARAFDVVPDVVVHWRERADGSSITQHTSERPVLVEYLAAMRSGLAVLDAAGHHAAAQARVRLILDMDVPPLVRIAQTHPDDEYRRTLGDFVRELIEWADADAIALDPSSAALRDAARLW; encoded by the coding sequence GTGAGCTCTCCCGTCGTCACCGTCATCGTTCCCGGCCGCGACGTTCAGGACTACGCGGCCGACGCGATCTCGTCACTGCTCGAGCAGACGCTCACCGGGTGGCGCGCGATCCTCGTCGATGACGGATCCACCGATGCCACGGGGACCCTGTTCGATCACGCCGCGGCATCCGATCGCCGGTTCCGGGTGCTGCACAACACGCGGCCGATCGGCCTCGGCGCGGCACGCAACCTCGCGCTCGATCTCGTCGAGACGCCCCTGGTGGCCTTCCTCGACGCCGACGACTTGCTGACCCCGAGCGCACTCGAGGTGCTCGTGGGCGCGCTCACCGACAGCGGCAGCGACTTCGCCGTGGGCGCGTACGTGCGGCTGCGGCCCGACCGGTTCGGGCGGTATGCCCCCGGTCCCGTGCAGCCCTGGGTCGCCGCGGCGACCGAGCCGGCGCGCAGCGGGACGACGCTGGCCGACCACCCCGAAGTGTCGGGGAACATCGTGGCCTGGTCGAAGGTGAGCCGCATCGAGTTCTGGCGGCGCAACGACCTGCGCTTCCCCGAGGGGCACCTGTATGAGGACCAGATCGTCGCCCAGCGCATGTACACGCGGGCGCGGGCGTTCGATGTCGTCCCCGACGTGGTGGTGCACTGGCGCGAGCGCGCCGACGGCTCGTCCATCACCCAGCACACGAGCGAACGGCCCGTGCTGGTCGAATACCTCGCGGCGATGCGGTCAGGACTCGCGGTGCTCGATGCCGCCGGCCACCACGCGGCCGCCCAGGCGCGCGTCCGGCTGATCCTCGACATGGACGTGCCGCCGCTGGTGCGCATCGCCCAGACCCACCCCGATGACGAGTACCGGCGCACGCTGGGCGACTTCGTGCGCGAGCTGATCGAGTGGGCGGATGCCGATGCGATCGCCCTCGATCCCTCCAGCGCCGCGCTGCGCGACGCCGCACGGCTGTGGTGA
- the nadA gene encoding quinolinate synthase NadA, whose amino-acid sequence MSAVNVTLQPRPDLDASVDHAIQAIVAGSSTASTCTTDLATGPWDFDTRPGYGPGSSMGDVIPTGAPRQGELPAEYREASEEELDVRVRAAKATLGDRVVVLGHFYQREEVVVHADYVGDSFQLANAALEHPDAEAIVFCGVHFMAETADLLSRPEQAVILPNLAAGCSMADMASIDEVEECWEQLADVLGDLDTPDADGLVPVIPVTYMNSSAAIKGFVGRHGGIVCTSSNARTVLEWAFARGRRVLFFPDQHLGRNTAKAMGVPLEQMPMWNPRRPLGGSDAATLRDSRVILWHGFCSVHRRFTVGQIDQARAEHPGVRVIVHPECPMEVVDAADESGSTDYIRKAIAAASEPTTFAIGTEINLVQRLAAQFPQHEIFCLDPVVCPCSTMYRIHPGYLAWVLEALVAGTVHNRIQVPADVADPARLALERMLAARP is encoded by the coding sequence ATGTCCGCCGTGAACGTCACACTGCAGCCGCGGCCCGATCTCGACGCGTCGGTCGACCACGCGATTCAGGCGATCGTCGCGGGCTCTTCGACCGCCTCCACGTGCACGACCGACCTCGCCACCGGTCCGTGGGACTTCGACACCCGCCCCGGCTACGGTCCCGGCTCGTCGATGGGCGATGTCATCCCGACCGGCGCGCCCCGGCAGGGCGAGCTGCCCGCCGAGTACCGCGAGGCGTCCGAGGAGGAGCTGGACGTGCGCGTCCGTGCCGCCAAAGCCACTCTCGGCGACCGCGTCGTCGTGCTCGGCCACTTCTACCAGCGCGAGGAGGTCGTGGTCCACGCCGACTATGTGGGCGACTCCTTCCAGCTCGCGAACGCCGCCCTTGAGCACCCCGACGCCGAAGCGATCGTCTTCTGCGGCGTGCACTTCATGGCCGAGACCGCCGACCTGCTCTCCCGGCCCGAGCAGGCGGTGATCCTGCCGAATCTCGCCGCCGGCTGCTCCATGGCAGACATGGCCTCGATCGACGAGGTCGAGGAGTGCTGGGAGCAGCTTGCCGACGTGCTCGGCGATCTCGACACCCCCGACGCCGACGGCCTCGTCCCGGTGATCCCGGTCACGTACATGAACTCCTCGGCCGCGATCAAGGGCTTCGTGGGCCGCCACGGCGGCATCGTGTGCACGTCGTCGAACGCCCGCACCGTGCTGGAGTGGGCCTTCGCCCGCGGCCGCCGGGTCCTGTTCTTCCCCGACCAGCACCTGGGCCGAAACACGGCCAAGGCCATGGGCGTCCCCCTCGAGCAGATGCCGATGTGGAACCCCCGCCGCCCGCTCGGCGGCAGCGATGCCGCGACCCTCCGGGACAGCCGGGTCATCCTGTGGCACGGATTCTGCTCGGTGCATCGCCGGTTCACCGTCGGCCAGATCGACCAGGCCCGTGCCGAGCACCCCGGCGTGCGCGTGATCGTGCACCCCGAGTGCCCGATGGAGGTCGTCGACGCCGCGGACGAATCCGGGTCGACCGACTACATCCGAAAGGCCATCGCCGCGGCGTCCGAACCCACCACCTTCGCCATCGGCACCGAGATCAACCTCGTCCAGCGCCTGGCCGCGCAGTTCCCGCAGCACGAGATCTTCTGCCTCGACCCGGTGGTGTGCCCGTGCTCGACGATGTACCGGATCCACCCGGGCTACCTGGCCTGGGTGCTCGAGGCACTGGTGGCCGGCACGGTGCACAACCGCATCCAGGTGCCCGCCGATGTCGCCGACCCCGCGCGTCTCGCGCTCGAGCGCATGCTGGCGGCCCGGCCGTGA
- a CDS encoding MarP family serine protease produces the protein MIVVDVLVVVVLVAALITGIRRGLFASLGTLIGLVAGGVAAFWLTPLVSAWVPAPEWRGLAVIGATVGLLVLGATIGAAIGGLVRAGADKLKLRGVERFLGGVAGVVVAALTLALVAPAITAVGMPVVSAAVASSRVLQTIDAITPAPIDTALAEVRAAVLDDGLPQLGALLGPGTVELSPPVSLDDPELSEAAASVARVSGTAYACGRSVTGSGFVAATDRIITNAHVVAGVDRPVIELPGMGAREGRVVYFDPIDDVAVIAVDDLGVAALPLDTDDIVGTTAVVLGYPHGGPFTMTPAGVLSTGTVPVPDIYDETWNPRDIASLQAQVRPGNSGGPLLTGDGEVAGMVFARAENDPDLGYAMTTAALTTVVQRAPALTGAVLPGRCVA, from the coding sequence ATGATCGTCGTCGACGTGCTGGTCGTGGTCGTGCTGGTCGCGGCCCTGATCACCGGCATCCGCCGCGGACTGTTCGCCAGCCTGGGCACGCTCATCGGCCTCGTCGCCGGCGGCGTGGCCGCGTTCTGGCTGACCCCGCTCGTGAGTGCCTGGGTTCCCGCACCCGAATGGCGCGGTCTCGCCGTCATCGGCGCCACGGTGGGCCTGCTCGTGCTCGGTGCCACCATCGGCGCCGCGATCGGCGGTCTCGTCCGCGCCGGTGCCGACAAGCTGAAGCTGCGGGGTGTCGAGCGATTCCTCGGCGGCGTCGCGGGTGTCGTGGTGGCCGCCCTGACCCTCGCGCTGGTGGCCCCGGCCATCACGGCGGTGGGGATGCCGGTGGTCTCGGCCGCGGTCGCCTCCTCCCGCGTCCTGCAGACGATCGATGCGATCACGCCCGCACCGATCGACACCGCCCTGGCCGAGGTGCGTGCCGCCGTCCTCGACGACGGCCTGCCGCAGCTGGGCGCGCTGCTCGGGCCGGGAACGGTGGAGCTCTCACCACCGGTATCGCTGGATGACCCCGAGCTGTCCGAGGCCGCGGCATCCGTCGCCCGCGTCTCGGGCACGGCATACGCCTGCGGGCGAAGCGTCACCGGCAGCGGATTCGTGGCGGCGACCGATCGCATCATCACGAACGCGCACGTCGTGGCCGGCGTCGACCGTCCGGTCATCGAGCTGCCCGGCATGGGCGCCCGCGAGGGCCGCGTCGTGTACTTCGACCCGATCGACGATGTGGCCGTCATCGCCGTCGACGATCTGGGCGTGGCGGCTCTGCCCCTGGATACCGACGACATCGTGGGCACGACCGCCGTCGTCCTGGGCTACCCGCACGGCGGCCCGTTCACGATGACCCCCGCGGGGGTGCTGTCGACGGGGACGGTCCCCGTGCCCGACATCTACGACGAGACCTGGAACCCGCGCGACATCGCCTCGCTGCAGGCCCAGGTGCGCCCGGGGAACTCCGGCGGTCCGCTGCTGACCGGCGACGGCGAGGTCGCCGGAATGGTCTTCGCGCGGGCGGAGAACGACCCGGATCTCGGGTACGCGATGACCACTGCCGCGCTGACGACGGTCGTCCAGCGGGCGCCGGCGCTGACCGGCGCCGTGCTTCCGGGCCGCTGCGTTGCGTGA
- a CDS encoding cysteine desulfurase family protein: MLYLDNAATTPVRPEVLQAMLPYLTDRFGNPSSHHTVGERAAATLRDARERVAAVFGMRTGDVIFTSGGTEANNLAIKGIAIAASSAHPGRAHVVTSPIEHESVLESCRYLERIHGFEVTRVAVDAGGRIDPAVVAASITEQTALVTVGYANNEVGTVQDAAALASIASAARVPLHLDAVQAAGWLPLSGTGADALSIAGHKIGAPQGTGVLAVRGRIPLEPLLHGGGQERDRRSGTENVAGAVAIATALELAERDRIDAATRVAGHRDAFIAAVLALVPSARLTGDPVHRLPGTASFTFAGISGEAVLLELERRGVISSSGSACAAGSDEPSHVLLAMGIAPEIAQTAVRFTFGHGFAGDSEPIARAVADAVAAVRSRG, encoded by the coding sequence ATGCTCTACCTCGACAACGCCGCCACGACGCCGGTGCGTCCGGAAGTGCTGCAGGCGATGCTGCCCTACCTGACCGATCGGTTCGGAAACCCGTCCAGCCACCACACGGTGGGCGAGCGGGCTGCGGCGACGCTGCGGGACGCGCGCGAACGGGTCGCGGCGGTGTTCGGCATGCGCACCGGCGACGTCATCTTCACCTCCGGCGGCACCGAGGCGAACAATCTCGCCATCAAGGGCATCGCGATCGCCGCCTCATCGGCGCACCCGGGACGTGCGCACGTGGTCACGTCGCCCATCGAGCACGAATCGGTGCTGGAGTCGTGCCGCTACCTCGAGCGCATCCACGGGTTCGAGGTGACCCGTGTGGCGGTGGATGCCGGGGGCCGCATCGATCCGGCAGTGGTGGCGGCCTCGATCACCGAGCAGACCGCTCTGGTCACCGTCGGCTACGCGAACAACGAAGTCGGGACGGTGCAGGATGCCGCGGCCCTGGCATCCATCGCCTCAGCCGCCAGAGTGCCGCTGCACCTCGATGCGGTGCAGGCCGCGGGGTGGCTGCCGCTGTCGGGCACCGGTGCGGATGCCCTCTCGATCGCGGGGCACAAGATCGGTGCGCCGCAGGGCACCGGCGTGCTGGCGGTGCGCGGCCGGATCCCCCTGGAACCATTGCTGCACGGCGGCGGGCAGGAGCGCGATCGCCGCAGCGGCACCGAGAACGTCGCGGGGGCCGTGGCGATCGCCACCGCGCTGGAGCTGGCCGAACGCGACCGCATCGATGCAGCCACCCGGGTCGCCGGGCACCGCGACGCATTCATCGCCGCGGTGCTCGCCCTCGTGCCGAGCGCCCGTCTCACCGGCGACCCGGTGCACCGCCTGCCGGGTACGGCGAGCTTCACGTTCGCGGGCATCAGCGGGGAGGCCGTGCTGCTCGAGCTCGAGCGCCGCGGAGTCATCTCCTCGAGCGGATCGGCCTGCGCCGCCGGCAGCGACGAGCCGTCGCACGTGCTCCTCGCGATGGGCATCGCCCCCGAGATCGCGCAGACCGCGGTGCGATTCACGTTCGGGCACGGATTCGCCGGTGACTCCGAGCCGATCGCGCGTGCGGTCGCCGACGCCGTGGCGGCGGTACGATCGAGAGGGTGA
- the nadB gene encoding L-aspartate oxidase: MPHVIVVGSGIAGLTAALHAVASGCRVTLVSKDVLDHANTRFAQGGIAGVMFGDDRVADHIHDTVVAGAGLCDPEAVRVLAEEGPARIRELIALGVAFDRSADGEFVKGLEAAHSYPRILHAGGDATGTAIERALVARLRASDVRVIEHAFLVDLVLTGRRATGVDLLIGGRTRELLPADAVVLATGGAGQLYAHTTNPSVATGDGIAAAVRAGAAVADLEFVQFHPTVLPGGNAAGAFLVSEAVRGEGATLIDDSGRRFAFDAHPDGELAPRDVVARAIAEQMARQDGRPVRLDATGLRPTPAETAAFLGRRFPTIGAAVRDRGLDWAREPIPVTPAAHYLMGGVVTDLHGRTSLPGLYAVGEVARTGVHGANRLASNSLLEGAVFGARAGDVIAADAAGAAWPVVAPTPTPAPGGATRPIAVLRAPFSRPALQDLMWRDAGLVRDAAGLAHAASVLDAWRAPARPPHTVTDHEDENLRLLAARVVAAAQARRGSVGAHFRSDDRVDGPAARSHRKVPA, encoded by the coding sequence ATTCCGCACGTCATCGTGGTCGGCTCCGGCATCGCCGGGCTGACCGCGGCGCTGCATGCGGTGGCGAGTGGATGCCGGGTCACGCTGGTGTCGAAGGACGTGCTGGATCACGCGAACACCCGCTTCGCCCAGGGCGGCATCGCCGGCGTGATGTTCGGCGACGACCGTGTCGCCGACCACATCCACGACACCGTCGTCGCCGGGGCGGGCCTGTGCGACCCCGAGGCGGTGCGCGTGCTCGCCGAGGAGGGGCCTGCGCGGATCCGCGAGCTCATCGCGCTCGGCGTCGCCTTCGACCGCAGCGCCGACGGGGAGTTCGTGAAGGGGCTCGAAGCCGCGCACTCCTACCCGCGCATCCTGCACGCCGGCGGTGACGCCACCGGCACGGCGATCGAGCGAGCCCTCGTGGCCCGGCTGCGCGCGAGTGATGTGCGCGTCATCGAGCACGCCTTCCTGGTCGACCTGGTACTCACCGGCCGCCGGGCGACCGGTGTCGACCTGCTGATCGGTGGCCGCACGCGCGAGCTGCTGCCCGCCGATGCGGTCGTGCTCGCCACCGGCGGCGCCGGGCAGCTCTACGCGCACACGACCAACCCGTCCGTCGCCACCGGAGACGGCATCGCCGCGGCCGTCCGGGCCGGCGCGGCCGTCGCCGACCTCGAGTTCGTGCAGTTCCACCCGACCGTCCTGCCCGGCGGGAACGCCGCCGGCGCGTTCCTGGTGTCGGAAGCCGTGCGGGGCGAGGGCGCGACGCTCATCGACGACTCCGGCCGCCGGTTCGCGTTCGATGCGCACCCGGACGGTGAACTGGCGCCGCGCGATGTGGTGGCCCGGGCGATCGCCGAGCAGATGGCCCGCCAGGACGGCCGGCCCGTGCGCCTGGACGCCACCGGCCTCCGGCCGACCCCGGCCGAGACGGCGGCGTTCCTGGGTCGCCGTTTTCCCACGATCGGCGCGGCGGTCCGCGACCGCGGTCTCGACTGGGCGCGCGAGCCGATCCCGGTGACCCCCGCGGCGCATTACCTCATGGGCGGCGTCGTCACCGATCTGCACGGACGCACGAGCCTGCCGGGGCTGTATGCCGTCGGCGAGGTGGCCCGCACCGGCGTGCACGGGGCGAACCGGCTGGCATCGAACTCGCTGCTCGAGGGGGCCGTGTTCGGCGCCCGGGCGGGCGACGTGATCGCCGCTGATGCCGCCGGTGCGGCGTGGCCTGTTGTCGCGCCGACGCCGACGCCGGCGCCAGGTGGCGCGACGCGGCCGATCGCGGTGCTCCGCGCACCCTTCTCCCGCCCCGCGCTGCAGGATCTGATGTGGCGCGACGCCGGGCTCGTGCGCGATGCCGCGGGGCTTGCGCACGCGGCATCCGTCCTCGACGCATGGCGCGCGCCCGCCCGCCCGCCGCACACCGTGACCGACCACGAGGACGAGAACCTCCGTCTGCTGGCCGCACGCGTGGTGGCCGCGGCACAGGCACGCCGGGGATCCGTCGGCGCGCACTTCCGATCCGACGACCGCGTGGACGGCCCCGCCGCCCGCTCTCACAGGAAGGTGCCCGCGTGA
- a CDS encoding NUDIX hydrolase codes for MTRTEAESADTPTRVAVSTVIFGLRHLPGSDATCVVLPLVRRTRDPHEGQWALPGGWLGERENLEVAASRTLAETTALAPSYLEQLYAFGDVDRSPTRVVSIVYWALVREDEMSSSQEGAQENVAWFTATELPELAFDHRLIVDYALWRLRNKVGYSRIAHGLLADEFTLAELREVYEAILGRRLDPANFRRQVENSGTLIPTDRFRTGSHRPARLYRYNQDVELAERGPLEVR; via the coding sequence ATGACCAGAACCGAAGCAGAGTCCGCCGACACCCCGACGCGCGTCGCGGTGTCGACCGTGATTTTCGGCCTGCGCCATCTGCCGGGCTCCGACGCCACCTGCGTCGTGCTGCCGCTGGTGCGCCGCACCCGCGACCCGCACGAGGGACAGTGGGCGCTGCCGGGCGGCTGGCTCGGCGAGCGCGAGAACCTCGAGGTCGCCGCCTCCCGCACGCTGGCCGAGACCACCGCGCTGGCGCCGAGCTACCTCGAGCAGCTGTATGCGTTCGGCGATGTCGACCGCTCCCCCACCCGCGTCGTGTCGATCGTGTACTGGGCGCTCGTCCGCGAGGACGAGATGTCGTCGAGCCAGGAGGGTGCCCAGGAGAACGTCGCGTGGTTCACGGCGACCGAGCTGCCCGAGCTCGCCTTCGATCATCGCCTGATCGTCGACTACGCACTCTGGCGCCTGCGCAACAAAGTGGGCTACAGCCGCATCGCGCACGGCCTGCTCGCCGACGAGTTCACCCTCGCCGAGCTCCGTGAGGTCTACGAGGCGATTCTCGGGCGGCGCCTGGATCCGGCGAACTTCCGCCGTCAGGTCGAGAACTCCGGAACCCTCATCCCGACCGACCGCTTTCGCACGGGCAGCCACCGGCCCGCCCGCCTGTACCGCTACAACCAAGACGTCGAACTGGCCGAGCGCGGCCCGCTCGAAGTCCGCTGA